A genomic region of Lodderomyces elongisporus chromosome 5, complete sequence contains the following coding sequences:
- a CDS encoding uncharacterized protein (MEROPS:MER0094876), whose protein sequence is MKGMVASTQPLANSAGLKILEKGGNCVDAAIAVSAALCVTEPASTGIGGDCFALYFKRDGTAKSPLGSGKVLGLNGCGRAAKKVTPQHVWDEHNDGKPMPRIPYTSVFSVTVPGAIAGWYDAFEKWGSGKVTFEQILEPAVTLAEHGFPVSELSSKSWKAAIPKLKAQNPNLSNNNPFIILDGENGARGPNEGEYVKNTPVAECLKLIGKQGKGAFYEGPIAEAIIETTSKRNHQLTAQDLQAHTSTIVEPIKLNFQNHNVWEIPPNGHGLVALLALGLIQELHNEGKINIHELKHNSAEYLHILIEACKLGFHDSDEYVTDPTFKDIPVEALLHHQYLKTRAQLFDPSKIIDGESMTHGVPDSKYKSDTVYLTVTDSNGEACSFINSVYEGFGSGILVEKYGFCLHNRGANFNLSPGLSNCLEGGKRPYHTIIPGMITNAIDDTLYASFGNMGGFAQPVCHVQHVLNMVIFGMTPQQSLDAPRFVLNSNNDVLRDRGRGADGPVRTPITIVQIEEGVGNETVEKLKQLGHSVEVLTGYNRQTVGRGQIIKNESRNGQLVYAGGSDMRGDGAAAPFV, encoded by the exons ATGAA GGGAATGGTTGCGTCGACCCAACCACTTGCCAACTCCGCCGGTTTAAAAATCTTGGAAAAAGGCGGTAATTGTGTCGATGCTGCAATAGCAGTGTCAGCCGCCTTGTGTGTAACAGAGCCAGCATCCACGGGAATTGGTGGTgattgttttgctttgtatTTCAAGCGTGATGGTACGGCAAAGTCTCCGCTTGGTTCTGGAAAGGTGTTGGGATTAAATGGCTGTGGCCGTGCTGCTAAAAAAGTAACACCGCAACATGTTTGGGATGAACACAATGACGGTAAACCCATGCCCAGAATTCCATACACTTCGGTCTTTTCAGTAACTGTTCCAGGTGCCATTGCTGGATGGTATGATGCCTTTGAGAAGTGGGGGTCGGGCAAAGTCACATTTGAACAAATTTTGGAGCCAGCTGTAACATTAGCTGAACACGGGTTCCCAGTATCGGAATTATCAAGTAAGTCATGGAAGGCAGCGATACCCAAATTGAAAGCGCAAAATCCCAATTTGAGTAATAATAACCCATTTATAATATTAGATGGTGAAAATGGTGCAAGAGGTCCCAATGAAGGCGAATATGTCAAGAATACCCCAGTGGCAGAGTGCCTCAAGTTAATAGGCAAGCAAGGTAAAGGGGCATTTTACGAGGGGCCAATAGCTGAGGCAATCATTGAGACCACTTCAAAGCGAAACCATCAACTCACTGCGCAAGACTTGCAAGCCCACACTTCTACCATTGTTGAGCCTATTAAATtgaattttcaaaatcacaATGTTTGGGAAATTCCCCCAAATGGCCATGGGTTAGTTGCGTTGTTGGCACTTGGTCTCATCCAAGAATTACATAATGAAGGTAAAATCAACATACATGAGTTGAAACACAACTCTGCCGAATATTTGCATATACTTATTGAAGCATGTAAATTGGGATTCCATGACTCGGACGAATATGTCACCGACCCTACATTCAAGGATATCCCTGTCGAAGCATTACtccatcatcaatatcTCAAAACTAGAGCTCAGTTATTTGACCCATCAAAAATTATTGATGGTGAGAGTATGACGCATGGAGTTCCCGATTCCAAATACAAATCTGATACTGTATACCTTACAGTTACAGACTCGAATGGTGAAGCTTGTTCGTTCATCAATTCCGTTTATGAAGGTTTTGGTTCAGGTATATTGGTTGAGAAATATGGATTCTGTCTCCACAACAGAGGCGCCAACTTTAACTTGAGTCCAGGATTATCAAACTGTCTCGAAGGTGGAAAAAGACCATACCACACCATTATTCCAGGTATGATTACGAATGCTATTGATGACACACTCTATGCTTCATTTGGTAACATGGGTGGCTTTGCCCAGCCAGTTTGTCATGTTCAGCATGTCCTCAACATGGTGATCTTTGGAATGACACCACAACAGCTGCTTGATGCTCCTCGATTTGTTTTGAATTCAAACAATGATGTGTTAAGAGATAGAGGTAGAGGCGCGGATGGTCCTGTGAGGACACCAATTACCATTGtacaaattgaagaaggtgTTGGCAACGAAACGGTTGAGAAGTTGAAACAATTGGGCCATAGTGTTGAGGTATTAACTGGATACAACAGACAAACTGTAGGTAGGGGCCAAATCATTAAGAACGAGTCAAGAAATGGGCAATTGGTGTATGCTGGTGGCAGTGACATGAGAGGAGACGGCGCAGCAGCACCCTTTGTGTAA
- the APL6 gene encoding AP-3 complex subunit beta (BUSCO:EOG09260VHV), translated as MNDSISKISSILESVKDLSIEASSTLAPLIDTNGVATDPQEISKLLNSRATRDVSSGMKCVISIISKGGDGLPFFADVVKNITSDNAKVRQLVIIYLTKYADAEADTALLAINSIQKSLGDKTPINRANAIRSLAGIKITSIVPIVTLSLKRCSSDPSPLTRSAAAISIGKIYLEAGKSRKQIYEILGQLLADNDVMVVGSAIKSYYRIRNHLGKKASKKWQFIHGNFRRFCSLITRFDEWAQIYTIDILTEYCRTFISKPIEHKRGDGSKDDDVDDEEQEGYEEEESKSMDQDLHKFLVSIKPLAQSISDAVVISVAKATYLLSPNSFQNFSLQSQLMKIAFSTNTESAIVSLWMVAYICEKNPFMFASHFTSFFPFPNEMDEIANVKLDILASVINDVNVKYIFEELKYCACNAEPKIAKKALRKLTSCAISSEWNDHILNWCLYKLGSFSAELAGEAITVIRYILQQKYDVTTTTQEKQITNTITRLAILLEDGKREIEDDAKASLIWTIGEYSLASENSVGPDVLRKSLKSFAKQSEVVRYQLLVLAAKVYAFELIRQANEMESTGEDRTLVNVKLEASIESQMFQHALHLAKYDTSYDIRDRARMLDVLLSSGVDRAQLASLLLQVPKPIPELGSINDGDISSIRSYFAVPKWSEDSSTLPPPSIRNEVAINYNKLSAQPVYAHEGTTRSPSPVVIPSSDLATRQGNQSNEVGQQKSKTYKLQSLDDFFGSDEDEEDEDEEEDDSEEDDSEEDDSEEDDSEEDDSEEDDSEEDDSEEDDSEVEEEEEEEEEEEEEEEDSEEDETEGRETGERSDSPSFTSVKGSDAERK; from the coding sequence ATGAATGATTCGATATCCAAGATTTCGTCAATTTTGGAGTCGGTAAAGGACCTTTCAATCGAGGCACTGTCGACTTTGGCGCCTTTAATTGATACCAATGGTGTGGCCACTGATCCACAAGAGATTTCTAAGCTACTCAATTCAAGAGCAACCAGAGATGTATCAAGTGGCATGAAATGCGTGATTTCAATTATATCTAAAGGAGGTGACGGCCTTCCATTTTTTGCCGATGTTGTCAAGAACATCACCAGCGATAATGCGAAAGTGCGGCAGTTGGTGATTATCTACCTTACTAAGTACGCTGATGCAGAGGCAGACACTGCTCTTTTAGCTATCAACTCGATACAAAAATCCCTTGGAGATAAAACACCAATAAATAGAGCAAACGCAATACGGTCTTTAGCGGGAATAAAGATCACATCGATTGTGCCAATAGTAACACTCAGTTTGAAGAGATGTTCCTCAGATCCATCACCACTTACAAGATCTGCTGCAGCGATTTCGATTGGAAAGATATACCTCGAAGCTGGGAAATCGAGAAAGCAAATTTATGAGATCTTGGGACAACTTTTGGCTGATAACGATGTGATGGTTGTTGGTTCGGCTATCAAATCATATTATCGAATTAGAAATCATTTGGGGAAAAAAGCAAGTAAGAAATGGCAATTCATACATGGAAATTTTAGAAggttttgttctttgatAACAAGGTTTGATGAATGGGCACAAATATATACTATCGACATCTTGACAGAATATTGTCGAACATTCATCTCTAAACCTATAGAACACAAACGTGGAGACGGAAGCaaggatgatgatgttgatgatgaggaaCAGGAAGGttatgaagaagaagaaagtaaaTCAATGGATCAAGACTTGCACAAATTTTTAGTATCAATAAAACCATTAGCGCAGTCTATTTCTGATGCAGTTGTGATTAGTGTTGCTAAGGCCACCTATCTACTTTCTccaaattcttttcaaaattttagCCTTCAAAGCCAATTGATGAAGATTgcattttcaacaaatacGGAATCAGCCATTGTATCTCTTTGGATGGTTGCATACATCTGCGAGAAAAATCCTTTCATGTTTGCATCGCACTTTACTAgttttttcccctttccCAACGAAATGGATGAGATTGCCAATGTTAAACTTGATATCTTGGCATCAGTGATCAACGACGTGAACGTAAAGTACAtttttgaagaattgaaatatTGTGCTTGCAATGCTGAACCAAAAATTGCCAAGAAGGCATTGCGAAAGCTTACATCGTGTGCCATTAGTTCAGAGTGGAATGATCATATCTTGAACTGGTGCCTTTACAAACTAGGTTCATTTAGTGCAGAGTTGGCAGGAGAGGCCATAACCGTGATTCGTTATATTTTGCAACAGAAATACGATGTTACAACCACTACTCAGGAGAAACAAATCACCAATACGATTACTAGACTTGCAATTTTACTAGAAGATGGCAAGAGGGagattgaagatgatgcGAAAGCTTCACTCATTTGGACGATTGGTGAGTATAGTTTAGCATCGGAAAACTCGGTGGGACCAGATGTGTTGCGCAAACTGCTCAAGTCCTTTGCTAAACAATCAGAGGTTGTAAGATATCAATTATTGGTATTAGCGGCAAAGGTTTACGCATTTGAATTAATACGTCAAGCGAATGAAATGGAAAGTACTGGAGAAGATAGGACACTTGTTAATGTCAAATTGGAAGCAAGCATTGAGTCACAGATGTTTCAGCATGCATTACACTTGGCCAAATACGACACGTCATACGATATACGTGATCGTGCTCGAATGCTTGATGTATTGCTAAGTTCTGGAGTTGATCGTGCCCAACTAGCCTCACTTCTTTTGCAAGTTCCCAAACCAATACCTGAACTTGGTTCCATCAACGATGGGGATATATCCCTGATAAGGTCATATTTTGCAGTTCCCAAGTGGCTGGAAGATTCCAGTACCTTACCACCACCTTCAATAAGAAACGAAGTTGCAATTAATTATAACAAATTATCAGCTCAACCAGTATATGCACATGAAGGAACAACTAGATCACCATCACCCGTTGTTATACCTTCATCCGATTTAGCAACTCGTCAAGGTAATCAAAGTAATGAAGTTGGACAGCAGAAGCTGAAAACGTATAAGCTACAAAGTCTTGACGACTTTTTTGGTAGCGAcgaggatgaagaagacgaggatgaggaggaagatgatagtgaagaagatgacagtgaagaagatgatagtgaagaagatgacagtgaagaagatgatagtgaagaagatgacagtgaagaagatgatagtgaagaagatgacAGTGAAgtagaggaagaagaggaagaagaggaagaagaggaagaggaagaggaagatagcgaagaagatgaaactGAGGGACGTGAAACTGGCGAGAGGAGTGATTCACCTTCATTTACTTCTGTAAAAGGAAGCGATGCAGAACGCAAATAA
- the RAD2 gene encoding DNA repair protein rad2 (BUSCO:EOG09260B3H), producing the protein MGVQSLWDIVGPSARPVRLEALSRKKLAVDASIWIYQFLKAVRDKEGNALQSSHIVGFFRRICKLLFFGIRPIFVFDGGVPVLKKQTIAERKNRRQQKAESTRETAQKLLAMQLQKQLQGEPTNWKRQRKNVLQSSKKAVGGAANADDEKRGKYEYLVNDSDKHDDDPDDEDDDDIIYFEDLPGNNAPSTAQTQSSESLSPEQLKSIKFRKKDEYHLPDLHEFKVSRTDQRIMADEDERVPEDDDFDHVDGININEVDPKSKEFSKLPIATQYMILNHLRLKSRLRMGYQKEQLQELFPSSMEFSKFQIQQVQKRNFYTQKLMNVTGMNDDVNVERRIAGDKDRKYALVKNEDGWTLALQGEGASATNPISLSDEESNKDVSLTEKPKIELMEKEKRIDSDAESDSDFEDVPLEEQEETEEEKQLQKALIMSIYEQYNEPEHSIGIEQQQQQQQQQQQKQQQQEQQQSKGLQGFNTSMEDAVEASKAEYYKMVKEEADLEKQIEASSHSSLSYLNSSASKTNFGASLLFPNSQLTKEDVNANAMPSTLDKTADSAQNEHTIIGSKSELGRSFIFSADNHETGKVQLKKGTGNNINDNTQFKTQAGNKNGAITDFDMGRKSKKLQIDEAKETECLPIVKNVPRKEEHVVVDEVDDDDIASELSDNDEQITKNRPAGQEKLPDWFRNEVSQTLNPHNEKFVSSIIDRKMNKNIEDGDVEEYEDEEKAAGLIPWFEAKEYFETNDNEDDYKSNGDGYDNDADVVDVAEVAPPPPPPPSQLPSLPPHSPSIIEADAPSKEQELPEKEPERKAAVIDYDFEEEDEDMLIEQMRTEEVDHELLKSKIKATHTVPPISSINTRITEEHLLQEKLQKAKRDSDEVTETMIYDVQELLKRFGIPFITAPMEAEAQCAELLKIGLVDGIVTDDSDCFLFGGDKVYKNMFNQKQFVECYFKDDIATKIGLSQDNLIELALLLGSDYTEGIKGVGPVLAMEILAEFGSLTKFKEWFDRHTKTAEVKSNLTSLEKNLLSKVKSGKLYLPDNFPDRIVFEAYKRPEVDPDKTDFVWGVPNLDQIRSFLMYNVGWSQERVDEVMIPLVRDLNKKSAEGVQSTIGEFFPQSYIQSNKELKLGKRMKTAANKLNKRKKVV; encoded by the coding sequence ATGGGCGTACAGTCATTATGGGATATAGTTGGACCCTCAGCTCGTCCGGTACGACTAGAAGCCTTGTCTAGAAAGAAACTCGCCGTAGACGCGTCCATTTGGATATACCAGTTTTTAAAAGCCGTAAGAGACAAGGAAGGAAACGCGTTGCAATCGTCTCATATAGTTGGATTCTTTAGACGAATATGTAAATTGCTTTTCTTTGGAATTCGACCCATCTTTGTTTTCGATGGCGGTGTACCTGtattgaagaaacaaaccaTCGCTGAAAGGAAAAATCGAAGACAACAGAAAGCAGAGTCTACTAGAGAAACCGCACAGAAATTGCTTGCCATGCaattacaaaaacaattacaaGGAGAACCAACTAACTGgaagagacaaagaaaaaatgtaCTTCAGAGTTCAAAGAAGGCAGTTGGCGGAGCAGCAAATGCTGATGATGAGAAACGTGGAAAATATGAATATCTTGTCAATGATAGTGATAAACACGATGATGATcctgatgatgaagatgacgacGACATTATATACTTTGAAGATTTGCCGGGAAATAATGCGCCACTGACAGCTCAAACACAGAGTTCAGAATCATTATCCCCAGAGCAACTAAAATCAATTAAATTCCGCAAGAAAGATGAATATCACTTGCCTGATTTACACGAGTTTAAAGTTTCGCGAACCGATCAAAGAATTATGgcagatgaagatgaacgTGTGCCTGAAGACGATGACTTTGATCACGTTGATGGTATCAATATTAATGAAGTTGACCCTAAATCCAAGGAGTTTTCCAAATTACCAATTGCTACTCAATACATGATCTTGAACCATTTAAGGTTAAAATCACGATTAAGGATGGGTTACCAAAAAGAGCAACTCCAAGAATTGTTTCCTAGCTCTATGgagttttccaaatttcAGATTCAACAAGTGCAAAAACGTAATTTCTATACACAGAAGCTTATGAACGTTACTGGGATGAATGACGATGTCAATGTAGAGCGACGTATCGCTGGAGATAAAGATCGCAAATACGCTTTAGTCAAAAACGAGGATGGGTGGACATTGGCGTTGCAGGGGGAAGGTGCCAGTGCCACAAACCCAATCAGTCTTTCAGATGAGGAGCTGAATAAGGATGTACTGCTCACCGAAAAACCCAAAATTGAGCTAatggaaaaggagaaaCGTATAGATTCAGATGCTGAAAGCGATTCAGATTTTGAAGACGTACCGTTGGAAGAACAAGAGGAAACTGAGGAGGAAaagcaattgcaaaaagcaCTTATCATGTCAATTTACGAACAGTATAACGAACCTGAGCATTCTATAGGAatagaacaacaacaacaacaacaacaacaacaacaacaaaaacaacaacaacaagaacaacaacaatcaaaaGGCTTACAAGGATTCAACACTAGCATGGAGGATGCTGTGGAAGCAAGTAAAGCCGAATATTACAAGATGGTCAAGGAGGAGGCAGATCTCGAAAAGCAAATAGAAGCCTCGTCTCATTCCTCTTTGTCCTACTTGAACTCTTCTGCCAGTAAGACAAATTTTGGTGCTTCCCTATTGTTTCCAAATCTGCAATTGACCAAAGAGGATGTGAATGCAAATGCCATGCCATCTACTCTTGATAAAACAGCGGACTCCGCACAAAATGAGCACACAATCATAGGCTCAAAGAGCGAGCTAGGAAGATCATTCATATTCTCCGCAGATAACCATGAAACTGGAAAAGTGCAGCTTAAGAAAGGTACAGGCAATAATATTAACGACAATACCCAATTCAAAACTCAAGCCGGCAACAAAAATGGAGCTATAACTGATTTCGATATGGgcagaaaaagtaaaaaactTCAGATAGACGAAGCCAAAGAAACCGAGTGCCTACCAATTGTGAAAAACGTGCCCAGAAAGGAAGAacatgttgttgttgatgaagttgatgatgatgatataGCCTCTGAATTATCTGATAATGACGAGCAAATCACAAAAAACCGTCCTGCTGGACAAGAAAAACTCCCAGATTGGTTCCGAAATGAAGTAAGCCAAACATTGAACCCGcataatgaaaaatttgtaTCAAGCATCATAGatagaaaaatgaataaaaacaTTGAAGACGGTGACGTTGAAGAATacgaagacgaagaaaaagcagCTGGTCTTATTCCATGGtttgaagcaaaagagTATTTTGAAACTAACGACAACGAAGATGATTACAAAAGTAATGGTGATGGATATGACAATGATGCCGACGTTGTGGACGTTGCGGAAGTTGCGccgccaccaccaccaccaccatcacaaCTACCATCATTACCACCACACTCGCCATCTATAATTGAGGCGGATGCACCATCAAAGGAACAAGAATTACCAGAGAAAGAACCGGAACGAAAAGCGGCAGTTATTGACTAtgattttgaagaagaagacgaggaTATGTTGATTGAACAGATGAGAACAGAGGAAGTTGATCATGAATTattgaaaagtaaaataaagGCCACACATACAGTGCCCCCTATATCATCGATAAATACACGCATCACTGAAGAACACTTGCTCCAGGAGAAATTACAAAAGGCAAAACGAGACTCAGATGAAGTGACCGAGACTATGATTTACGATGTCCAGGAGCTACTCAAAAGATTTGGTATTCCATTTATCACTGCACCAATGGAAGCAGAAGCTCAATGTGCAGAACTTTTAAAAATTGGCTTGGTTGACGGAATCGTTACTGACGATAGcgattgttttctttttggcgGAGATAAGGTTTACAAGAATATGTTCAATCAGAAACAATTTGTCGAGTGTTATTTCAAAGACGATATAGCTACCAAGATTGGATTAAGTCAAGACAATTTGATTGAATTAGCATTGCTTCTAGGAAGTGATTATACTGAGGGTATCAAAGGAGTAGGACCAGTTTTGGCGATGGAAATCTTGGCGGAATTTGGTAGCTTGACCAAGTTCAAGGAATGGTTTGATAGACATACCAAAACCGCAGAGGTGAAATCCAATTTGACTTCGTTGGAGAAAAATTTGTTGTCCAAAGTAAAAAGTGGCAAGCTATATTTACCTGATAACTTTCCGGATAGAATTGTTTTCGAAGCTTATAAAAGACCCGAAGTTGATCCAGACAAGACTGACTTTGTTTGGGGAGTTCCTAATTTGGACCAAATACGGTCATTTTTGATGTATAATGTCGGTTGGTCACAGGAAAGAGTTGACGAAGTAATGATTCCGTTGGTTCGAGATCTTAACAAGAAAAGCGCCGAAGGTGTTCAATCGACCATTGGAGAGTTTTTTCCACAAAGTTATATCCAGAGCAATAAAGAGCTCAAGTTGGGTAAGCGTATGAAAACAGCAGCAAACAAACTTaacaagagaaagaaagttgTATAG